The Sporichthyaceae bacterium DNA segment AGGTCAAGGATCTGACGATCCATCTCGCCGAGCGAGCGCACCGTGTCATTGGCCGCGGCGTGCTTGCGCATCACCCGGGCGTGCGCCGAGGCGTTGCGGGCGTAGCCCTCGTACGAGCCCACCACGCCGGCAAGTTCGGCCGAGCGACGGTAGGCGGTCCCGGTCATCAGCGAGGTGATGGCCGCGGCGAGCGCCCGCCCGCCCTCGGAGTCGTAGCCGTGACCGGTGGCCATCAGCAGCGCACCGAGGTTGGCGTAGCCGATGCCCAGCTGCCGGAAGGCGCGGGTGGTGTCGCCGATCGCCTCGGTCGGAAAGTCCGCGAAGCAGATGGAGATGTCCATCGCGGTGATCACCAGCTCGACCACCTTGGCGAAGGTGACCGCATCGAAGGTGCCGTCCTCGCGCAGGAAGGTGAGCAGGTTCAGCGAGGCCAGGTTGCACGAGGAGTTGTCCAGGTGCATGTACTCCGAGCACGGGTTGCTCGCGGTGATCCGTCCGCTCTCCGGGCAGGTGTGCCAGTCGTTGATGGTGCCGTCGTACTGGATGCCCGGGTCGGCGCACTCCCAGGCCGCGGTGGCCATAGAGCGGAACAGCTCGCGCGCGTCGACGCGCTCGATCACCTCACCGGTGGTACGCGAGCGCAGCCCGAACTCATCGCCGGACTCGACTGCCCGCATGAATTCGTCGGTGACCCGCACCGAGTTGTTCGCGTTCTGGTACTGCACGCTGGTGATGTCGATGCCACCGAGGTCCATGTCGAACCCGGCGTCACGCAGCGCGCGGATCTTGCTCTCCTCGCGGGACTTGGTCTCGATGAACTCCGCAACGTCGGGGTGGTCCACGTCGAGGATGACCATCTTGGCCGCGCGCCGGGTGGCGCCACCGGACTTGATGGTTCCCGCGGAGGCGTCCGCGCCGCGCATGAAGCTGACCGGGCCGGACGCGGTGCCGCCGGAGGACAGCAGCTCCTTGGACGACCGGATCCGGGACAGGTTCAGGCCGGCACCGGAGCCGCCCTTGAAGATCAGGCCCTCCTCGCGGTACCAGTTCAGGATCGAGTCCATGGTGTCCTCGACGGCGAGGATGAAGCAGGCGGAGACCTGCTGCGGGGCGCTGGTGCCGACGTTGAACCAGACCGGGGAGTTGAACGAGAACACCTGGTGCAGCAGCGCGTGGGTGAGCTCGTCGGAGAAGGCGTCGGCATCCGCGGAGGTGTTGAAGTACCCGTGCTGCTCACCGGCCGCGCGGTAGCTGTGCACCACACGGTCGATCAGCTGGCGCAGGCTCCACTCCCGGGTGGGCGAACCCACGGCGCCGCGGAAGTACTTGGTGGTGACGATGTTCGCCGCGTTCACCGACCAGAACGACGGGAACTCCACGCCCTTCTGCTCGAAGATCACCGTGCCGTCACGCCAGTTCGTCATCACGACGTCGCGACGTTCCCAGTTCACCTGGTCGTAAGGATGCGCGCCGGCCGTGGTGAACACCCGCTCGATGGTCAACCCGCGGCTGTGCCGGGCCCGTTGCCCACCGGGCACCGAGGGCCAGCCACCTGTCGCGGTCGTCGAGTCGCCGTTCACCGTCTCCGTCACTTCCCAATCCTCCTTCTTATGCAACAACCGTTGCCGCGTCCGCATTGCCGATGGCGCCGACGATCTTTTGTGCCAACGCTCTTTGTGTCTGTCAGGTGGCGACCGCGCTGGCCTGTTCCGCCCGCAGTGCCTCGATCTCCGCCTCGAAGTCCGCCATCGAGGTGAACCCTCGGTAGACGCTGGCGAAGCGCAGATAGGCCACCTCGTCCAACTCGCGCAGCGGACCGAGCACGGCCAGCCCGATGTCGTGCGCGGCGATCTCCGGGCCGCCGGTGCTGCGTACCGCCTCCTCCACCCGCTGGGCCAGCACGGCCAGTGCGTCCTCGCTGACCGGGCGACCCTGGCAGGCCTTGCGCGCGCCCACGAGCACCTTCTCCCGGCTGAACGGTTCGGTGGTGCCGCTGCGCTTGGCGACGTACAGACCGGCGGTCTCCACGGTGGTGAAGCGCCGCTGGCATTGCTCGCACTGCCGGCGGCGGCGAATCGCCGCCCCGTCGTCGGCGGTGCGGGAGTCGACCACGCGGGTGTCGGAGACCCGGCAGAACGGACAGTTCACTGGCCTCTCCTGCGGACTCGGGACGGGTCTGCCTGTGGACGGTGTGTGCACGTCCTGCGGACCACGTGTGCACAACTTGTGGACTACTTACAGCCGTGTAACTACTAGATGTGGGAACCGTAGGTGCCGACCATCCCCGCCGCAAGCGCGTCGGATGCACCGTTTTTCGGGTCGGGTGCTTGCCGCAGATTGCGATGCAGGTCACAGGCTTGTCGCAGCCGCCTGGAGGGGCGAAATGACCGGCGTGTCCGGTTTGGCCGGGCGTGTCGGGTCCGTTCCCACCGGCCACATCGGTCACGGCAGCAGCAGCTCTTGCCCGGCCTGGATGCCCGCCCCGGACAGGGCGTTGAGCTCACGGATGGACTCCACCACGACCCGGGGATCGCGGTGCGGGGACACCTGCCGGGCCAGTGCCCACAGGGTCTGCCCCGGTTGCACCACGACCGTGCGGTGCGCCACCGGGGCCGAGTCGGAGTCCGCGCCGTGCGCGGCGGCGCCGAAGGCCAGGCCGGCGACGAAAATGCCGGCCAGCAGGACGGCCAGCAGCACGCCCTGTCCGCGCCGGGTCAACCGCATCCGAATGGGCCGCTCGCCGACCACCACGCCGGCGTTCTCGGGGAGAGTTGCGGTGTTCACGACTACCTCCTGGCGGGCCTTGGCGTGTCGAACATGCTTTCGAGGATCGCAGTGCCACAGTTGTACCCGACACCACCGACAGAATCCACGATCAGTTCGAACATTTGTTTGATCGGAGTGTCGAAAGGCGTTACTCTGCTCGGCATCGGAGCAGCGAGTCAGGAGGCAAAGGGTGGCCGGCAGGATCAAGCAGGAGGAACCCGGCGGCGAGCTGCACGCGCTGCCCGACGGACCACCGGACGGCTCCGGCCTCACCCCGCGGCAGCGCCGCGTGCTGGAGGTCATCCGGGATTCGGTGGACCGCCGCGGCTACCCCCCGTCCATGCGGGAGATCGGCGACGCAGTCGGCCTGACCTCGACCTCCTCGGTCTCCCATCAGCTGACCACGTTGGAGCGCCGGGGCTACCTGCGCCGGGATCCGAACCGTCCCCGGGCGCTCGAGGTACGGCTGCCCGACGGTGTGGAGCCGGACGGCAGCACCGATGCCTTCGAGCCGGAGTGGCGGGCCAACCGCCCGGCCGCGGCCTACGTCCCGGTCGTCGGACGCATCGCGGCGGGCGGCCCGATCCTGGCCGAACAGTCGGTGGAGTCGGTATTCCCGTTGCCCCGCGAACTTGTCGGTGAGGGCACGCTGTTCCTGCTCAGGGTCAGCGGTGACTCCATGATCGACGCCGCGATCTGCGACGGCGATTGGGTGGTGGTGCGCCAGCAGGCGGTGGCCGAATCCGGGGACATCGTGGCCGCCATGCTGGACGGTGAGGCCACCGTGAAGACCTTCAAGCGGCGCGGCGGGCGCATCTGGCTGATGCCGCACAACGACGCGTACGAGCCGATCGCGGGCGAGTTCGCGACCATCCTCGGCAAGGTGGTGAGCGTGCTGCGCCGCGTCTGACGCGGCTTCAGTCTCCCGATGGGGCCGTGGTTTCCGCGGCCAACCGTGCCAATGCCGAGCGCACCACCGTCGGATCGGTGGTGTACCAGAACGGCGGTAGCGAAGCGCGCAGGTACCGGCCGTAGCGGGCGGTGGCCAACCGTGCATCGAGTACGGCAACCACCC contains these protein-coding regions:
- a CDS encoding vitamin B12-dependent ribonucleotide reductase, with the translated sequence MTETVNGDSTTATGGWPSVPGGQRARHSRGLTIERVFTTAGAHPYDQVNWERRDVVMTNWRDGTVIFEQKGVEFPSFWSVNAANIVTTKYFRGAVGSPTREWSLRQLIDRVVHSYRAAGEQHGYFNTSADADAFSDELTHALLHQVFSFNSPVWFNVGTSAPQQVSACFILAVEDTMDSILNWYREEGLIFKGGSGAGLNLSRIRSSKELLSSGGTASGPVSFMRGADASAGTIKSGGATRRAAKMVILDVDHPDVAEFIETKSREESKIRALRDAGFDMDLGGIDITSVQYQNANNSVRVTDEFMRAVESGDEFGLRSRTTGEVIERVDARELFRSMATAAWECADPGIQYDGTINDWHTCPESGRITASNPCSEYMHLDNSSCNLASLNLLTFLREDGTFDAVTFAKVVELVITAMDISICFADFPTEAIGDTTRAFRQLGIGYANLGALLMATGHGYDSEGGRALAAAITSLMTGTAYRRSAELAGVVGSYEGYARNASAHARVMRKHAAANDTVRSLGEMDRQILDLATKTWADCLRIGTENGWRNSQASVLAPTGTIGLMMDCDTTGIEPDLALVKFKKLVGGGSMQIVNQTVPRALAKLGYQVEQIEAIVEFIAEHGHVVDAPGLRPEHYEVFDCAMGTRVIRPMGHVSMMAAVQPFISGAISKTVNMPESATIEEIEEIYAAGWRTGLKALAVYRDNCKVGQPLSAGSSARTDAAAETVVEYRPIRKRLPKVRDSKTVSFSVGGAEGYMTAAGYPDGGLGEIFLKMSKQGSTLAGMMDAFSIAISIGLQYGVPLDTFVQKFTNMRFEPAGMTDDPDVRMSASIMDYIFRRLALDYLPADDRAALGIHTAEERARQLETGSYFETETTDDQLDVQALAQSAPIEPADLSVGGVSATWELPGSSTELLEAQQGRTADAPLCLSCGTKMRPAGSCYVCEGCGSTSGCS
- the nrdR gene encoding transcriptional regulator NrdR, with protein sequence MNCPFCRVSDTRVVDSRTADDGAAIRRRRQCEQCQRRFTTVETAGLYVAKRSGTTEPFSREKVLVGARKACQGRPVSEDALAVLAQRVEEAVRSTGGPEIAAHDIGLAVLGPLRELDEVAYLRFASVYRGFTSMADFEAEIEALRAEQASAVAT
- a CDS encoding LysM peptidoglycan-binding domain-containing protein: MNTATLPENAGVVVGERPIRMRLTRRGQGVLLAVLLAGIFVAGLAFGAAAHGADSDSAPVAHRTVVVQPGQTLWALARQVSPHRDPRVVVESIRELNALSGAGIQAGQELLLP
- the lexA gene encoding transcriptional repressor LexA; translated protein: MPDGPPDGSGLTPRQRRVLEVIRDSVDRRGYPPSMREIGDAVGLTSTSSVSHQLTTLERRGYLRRDPNRPRALEVRLPDGVEPDGSTDAFEPEWRANRPAAAYVPVVGRIAAGGPILAEQSVESVFPLPRELVGEGTLFLLRVSGDSMIDAAICDGDWVVVRQQAVAESGDIVAAMLDGEATVKTFKRRGGRIWLMPHNDAYEPIAGEFATILGKVVSVLRRV